One Betta splendens chromosome 5, fBetSpl5.4, whole genome shotgun sequence genomic window, CGTCCTGCATCCTAGGTACGATGACCCGGACGCAGGGCTGGAGAGTGAGGGGTTTCTGCCCAGCGCCGACGGAAAGAAACCCGTCCGCTTCACGGACGTAAGCGTTCGCCGACGTGGACACCATGTTTGTTTCCACAGACGAACTGGAGGTTCACACAGGCTTTGGTTTCCCCCCTCAGTTCGAAGGAAAGACCTCCTTTGGCATGTCTGTCTTCAACCTTGGCAATGCCATCATGGGCAGTGGGATTCTGGGCCTGGCCTACGCCATGGCCAACACTGGCATTCTCCTCTTCCTGTGAGTATCAGCGTGAGGCGGCCGTAAGCCTCCAAAGCCCAGCGATCCACGCCGGCGTGCGTTCGATGGGTTGAGACGGAGCCGCGGCAGTTTGCACGTCATAACAGCTACTCATTGTTCAAAGGCATCTCAGGGCTCGACCCTGACCCTCTGCTTCCACACGtgattgttttttctgtttgttactCGTTTTTAAATCTTGCGTGATTGTAATAAACCTTTTAATTACTGCTTTATAATGGAACATTTTCTAATTCTCACTTAATTATGAGGTTCTGCAGTTAAAACCTTACCAGTCCCATCTTCAGTACTAATTCACTGTGTtgaacacacatcatcactcTGCTGTATAGTTTTTAATCTATTAAAGGCAGTAATGTGGGGAACCTCGAAGCGTACGCAAATAGAGAACACCGTGGAGTCCTCAGGTGTGTGACCTTCCTCCTTGTGTGGTGGTGCAGGTTCCTGCTGACGGCGGTGGCAGCCCTGTCATCCTACTCCATCCATCTGCTCCTCAAAGCCTCTGGCATTGTGGGTAAGCCTCGCGTCACGTCAGGGCCTCAGAGAACAGACAGTACACGCCGtcccgctgctgctggctgGGATTAGAGTGAAACCCACATCTGATACAGCTAAACGGATGAGGGGGCCGCGCGGCCGAACAGAAATAACATCAGCAGAAGTTTGTGATTTCATTTAGCTTCGCTGCTCCAAAGGCTTGAGATGAAAATATGAGTTTTATTGTGTTACTATTGTGTTACTGAGGCTTGTCTCAGCAGGTAGAGCTCAGTCGTGCTGTTTGTAATCTGCTTTCAGGCATCCGAGCCTATGAACAGCTGGGGTACAGGGCGTTTGGCACTCCTGGAAAAATGGCCGCTGGTATCGCCATCACCCTGCAGAATATTGGAGGTATTGTTCTGGAGggatttgtgtgttttacagattAACCGACTGTTTGCAGGAAACATAAATTATGCACAATTAAACGCTTTAGACTTGGATCCTAGACACCTGacaacaaccattcactcacgcTGCCGTTGCTCTGGGCTGATGTCTCGCTGGGATCAAATCATGGGGCATATCCCTGCCATCCAAAGGCTCTGCTTTACTTTAGCAACTCAGCCCGTCACTGGAACAAGACAAACATAAAGTGCTCATTTAAAAGCTAATAATAAACATTCTCTAAATACACAATACACTCATTTACAACAGCAGGTTTAAATTCAGATGAGttttataaaaaatgtttttctgtaGTTACGGCTACTCTCTGACCTGATGTCGATTCCTAATACAAGACCTAATGTTGACAGCTTTTATTAATCATAAACAAATGAAACTTTATGTTAAAACACTAAGTCGTCACTTAGTTTAGAGGTGCTTAAGAAAAATCACCTCAACAGCCCTCGCATGCAATTTAAGATGATTAAGGTGTTGTATTGTTGTAGTTCATAAATTACActagtttttattttctaaacattttattgttattttttataatagCCTTGACATCCATTTGTCCTTGTGACCCTGACTTTGCTAATTTGTGTTTTCCCTGCCTTGTATTGTTCCAGCCATGTCCAGCTACCTGTACATTGTTAAATCGGAGTTGCCGCTGGTTATTCAAGCATTCCTGAAGGCAGATCCCAACTCTGAGTAAGTATCTCACTGTTTGTGCTTTACTGCATTCATAatcacgtgctgctgctgctgctgctgaggttcaTGCTGTGTGACCCCTGCCGGGTAATTTTCCAGGGTTCGCACGTTGTGCGTAGGGTCAAGGGGCCTGGCCTGCTAAGTGGGAAGCAAATACTTTAGTTTGGGGGTGAGGTGAGGTCTGGGGGTGAGGTAGGAATGACAGCTTGCAATTGGCCGAGCAGCGGAGGGAGGTACGTCTGTGTATGCGCCCACGGTGTGCGCATACAATACAAACCTCTGGTGGGGTCAACAAGCGGAGGCAAGTGCTGCTTACGTCAGAGTCCTGTCACAAAGGCACCCTGCATAAGGTCATGGAGAGCTGAAGTGGATTCCAGCTGCCTGTTCGAATCTAAAAACAAACTCTGTGCTCAACTGCATCCACACATCTCCCCCTTCAAACATGTCATAGGATAGAAACCTCTCCCCAGAAAGCTGTCGACTGGGTGTTTGTACAGTGGAGTAAAGGGTCAAACTGCCATGAAAGAcgtcagcacacacacgcacagggaCACACAGTAGCTTTAAATGTGTTCTACTTTGAAACTTTAGCCGTCTGTCGTCTTCCTGCTCTCCTTTAGTTTTGGCCTATGATCATTTGTCAAACGTTGTTGCATGAAGCTATGACTCCCGCTCCCACACGCAcaaatgacagcagcaggtggtgtaACGTAGGTGCCAAATTCTGGGGCCAAGCATAAGGACGTGTGGGTTCGGGGCCGGCTCTCCAGGACCCAGACACAGGCTGTTCAGTTCCACTGGACGTTGCTTTTGCATATCAAATCTGTGGCGTCAGGAGAACGGAGTGGAATGAGGGGCATGTGGAGGGGCCGGCGGATTATTTATGACCTGTGGCCCTTTAAATAGACTGCAATGCAGCCACTTCGTAGGGGACTCAAAGGCTGGTCACATGGGAGAAAATCGGGTCATCCAGAACTGTAGACTTCAGACTCGGTCCAACTAAAGTCACAGACACTTACAGAATTGGCCTTGACTCCTGAGAGACTTAGTTCCCTGAAGACCAGAGCTGAACTGATGATGATGCACATATTCAGCCAAATGCGGTTTGCCAGGAAGCTAAACAAATATGTTCTGGGCAGTCACTAAACTGTAGCGGTGCTGTCCGAAGAACTCTGTTTTATTAATGATCCACTTACAGCAGAATGACCATGTACTACTGTATGCCATTAGCTAAACTCACTGATCTGGTACTCAACAATGACCAGCGTGTATTTTTAATCATACATTACATGAACCTCAACTTCTCAGGCTCAGCAGGCCTGTGTTGTTTACGAAGGTTTGAACTTCCCTTAATTTATATTAGCTATGTAATAACTGACGACCCAGTGTCTAAACAGGGGGACGACCTATGACCTGTGTCATTTCCTCTGCTTTCAAgggatttacacacacacacacacacacacacacacacacacacacacacacacacacacacacacacacacacacacacacacacacacacacacacacacacacgcgcgcacacagtTTAATCGCGTCAGTAAACAAGCTGTGTAGTTCATCCAACCATATAGAAacctaatgatgatgatgtgacatTAATAAATCCACACACGCCGTCGTGATGTTTGCGTGTCGTGAACTCACACACTGCGTCCTGTGTAATATGGGGGAGGCTATGTTTGGGGTGACATTCCCAGGATGTTTGCTTAATGGCAGGAAACGTGTGGCGCCCACATACAGCAGGTCATTATACAGGAGCGAGGCCCTTCATGAAGGCAGACCAGAGCTCTGACTGTCTCAATAATCTCGTCTTGATTCAGCGCTTTGAAGCCTTTAAGGCAGAAACCTCCGcagggtgtctgtgtgtgtgtgggatccaATATGGCTTCCCCCTCTACGGACCGGGGCCTTCACGTAAACATCCATGTTACGTAACTGCTCTTTCCACTGCTGCCACCAATTTCACATTTTTCCATGAACGTTGGGCCGagtgtgtccacagcagctcgtTTCGGTGCCGAACACGGAACGAGCGCTTCCCATAAATGTGTCCAACTGTTTCTGAGCTGCGTTTGCGCCCTTCTCGTGTTTGCCTCTGTCTGAACCGTCCAAAGTAAACTAGAGCTTTCTCCAAACAGTTTGTGGTACTTGAATGGAAACTACCTGGTCATCATGGTGTCTGCCAGCGTCATCCTGCCTCTGGCTTTAATGAAGCAACTCGGTGAGTAATCCTGCAGTCACGTCCACTCACTTTAAGGAGCCACGATGGATTTTATCCACATTTTCTCCCTGTAGTGTGTGAAATAAGGACTAGAAGGCTCATTGATGTGTGAAACGACATAATGACAGACATAATATTgcgctgttgttgtttcctgGTGTCAGTCAGCGTGTGTTTCTTATAGTTTTGCCCCTTTCCACTGTTTATCGAAGCATTTTACATATTCTCATCGATCTCAAGGACTTTCCAGCAGTTTCTTCCACAGCACTTCCCATGTTTCATTAGCCAcagctttgttttcctctgatgcCGAGCCAACGTACAAAATGACATTTCGATGGAGCTGTTACCGCGAAGTCCAGCAATTAGCGTGTTTTTGTCCCAGCACTGGCGGCGGAAGCAGCGGGCGTCCAATTAGACTTAGTCTTTTGCTCCCGAACCATCCGTCTCCATCCCACACTAAGCTTTTCATTAGTGCACAGTGTAAACGTGGCATTTCTACCCTCCTGGCGTTAAGAGGTCATTCACAGTGGGCGGTGCTCCTTCTGTAACAAACAAAGCATTGTGATACGAGGGCCGAACGGGAGAAGCATtacgttctcctcctctctcctctcaggcTACCTGGGCTACACCAGCGGCTTCTCCCTCAGCTGCATGGTGTTCTTCCTCACTGCAGTAAGTAGCACCACCGTTTGCTTTGTCGCTTTCCCACCGACGTCTCTGTTTCCAGTGGTATGTAAATACATGTGATGAGACGAAGGCGAGGGCTGCATAACGTCAGATTGTGCCTCGCTCACTGATTTGGCCCAACTGTAAGAAGAGCATCATGGATAAATAAGATCCTTTGCTGAAATCCTGCACTCTCTGCAGGTGATCTATAAGAAGTTCCAGATCCCCTGCCCGTTCGAGGAGTTCTCCGCCAACAGCACCGCAGCTCACCTGGGCGCGAACGCCTCCGGCCAcggctccagcgccgccgcggACCTCgaggacgccgccgccgcccactGCTTCCCGCGCATGATCACCATGAACTGgcaggtgggtggggggggggggggggtgtgtggaGGGGTCCGGCCGGAGCTCTGGTTTCGGCCGCTAACTGTGGACGCCGCGTGTTTCGTGCGTGTCCCCCGCAGACGGCGTACACCATTCCCATCCTGGCGTTTGCCTTCGTCTGCCACCCGGAGGTGCTGCCCATTTACACCGAGCTCCGCAAGTAAGGCGCCATTTTGTGACATCAGCACCCGATGTCGCGTGAGCGCGACACTGATGGAACTTTAAACGCTCTGATTTCAGCCCCACGAAAAGGAAGATGCAGAAGGTGTCCAACATCTCCATCCTGGtcatgtactgcatgtactTCCTGGCGGCTCTCTTTGGCTACCTGACCTTCTACGGTGAGACCGCCGCGAAGTCAGCGGCTTTAGGGTCCAGTTTGTCGTCTTGCCCTGCTGTCGCGTCCTCCTGGCGCCATCCTGTGGCCAATGCTAGCGTCACGCTGTCCCCTTCTCGTCTCTGCAGACAACGTGGAGTCGGAGCTGCTGCACACCTACAACCGCATCGACCCGTACGACACGCTGATCCTGTGCGTGCGCGTGGCCGTGCTCACCGCCGTCACGCTCACCGTCCCCATCGTGCTGTTCCCCGTAAGcccgggccgccgccgccgccgccgccgccgccgctctcggGGAccactgttgttgtttctaaGCCCCGCCCTCTGCCCGCAGGTGCGACGCGCCATCCAGCACATGCTGTTCGCCACCAAGTCCTTCAGCTGGCTGCGTCACGTCGCCATCGCTCTCATCCTGCTCACCTTCATCAACATGCTGGTGATATTCGCCCCCAACATTCTGGGCATCTTCGGCATCATCGGTTAGTGCAGCGCGGGACGGTTCGACAAGGCTGCAGCATCGATGCGCCTGTTCATGTCGGATCTGGAATTTcacttattatatatatattatatatatatatatatatatatatatatataattatatatattattatatatgcaAAATGTACCCTTTGCACACGGTTATTGGCTGCGTCAGAACGCCTGGTTCCAcacgcaaaaaggaaaaaaaaagattcaaagcaaaacaacacgtgaccagtgtgtgtttgctcacgaTCAGACTCCCATCCAGAGTCAATATTGTTGTCACCGTGTGTCCTTGGAGTCGAGGTGACGTTTTATCGTTGTATACTGTAGGCCAGAGGTGACACAGGTGACGTTCTTCATATTGCCACATGCATAAATCATTTATATATTAACTTTAAACTGTCTGAGTTATTCAGCACGTGGAATCAAATCAGATTTTAGCTCATCAACAAATAAAGGAGGAAATAGGAATGAGACTTTGGTTGAATTCAACTTCCTGTGGCGCTGTACGACCGCTGATCCTtttcctgttctcctccaggtGCGACATCGGCTCCTTGTCTCATTTTCATCTTCCCTGCTGTCTTCTACATGCGCATAGTGCCCAAAACCGACGAACCCACGAAGTCCCTTCCTAAGATACTGGTGAGGCACACGTCACGAGACAGCAGACACACGAGATGTTTTTCAAACGCCTGTTGATAATTCAggttcttcctcctcattcttaGGCTgcctgttttgctgctttgggCGTCTCCTTCATGGTCATGAGTCTGAGCTTCATCATCATAGACTGGACAACAGGGGCCGGCCTCGCGGCAGGAGGCCACTAGGTGGTGCTGTTGTAGGGTGCGTGGGCCGCTCAGCATAGCGTAGAGCTTACTACGGCTCTGCCCAGCACAGAGCCACGCTATAAAGGTTGGAAACACACTTGGTGGACTGAGGTTAATTAACTTTTACACTGTAACTTATCATAACAAGCTTCAGTGATTTTTGCGTTAGTCACATGAATGTTCTAAAGCAAAGAGGAAGCCCATGTCCTCTATGGTGATTTATCCTGTtgcttcctctttgtctccacACGCAAAATGCTGCAGCTGGTCCTGTACAGAAACACTAGCATGGTTAGTGGGATTATATTTTAGCCAACGGGAAATACACCACAGATGACCTGatattacatatatttttatatcaaATTTTCCACAAGAGGCACAAAATAGCGGAGGAGTCAGACGATCTGATCCCGaaccagcagcatcactgagctgctggagattTGAGCAGAAGTGCTTTGAGGTCCGTCGGTCGACGGTGGTGCAGTCCAAGCTTTTGttccacacgcacacatcagAAAACTTGCTTCACAACCTCGGTGCCTTGTTGCAGTCGGAACAGCATGCAAACGTAGAAAACCAGgagtgtgtatttattttgctACTGTATCTTGTGTTTTGAGTTTCAGATGGAAGATGTTTAACGTCATGATGATGTTACGTATGCCACTTTTTAGGATGTGTATGTAGGTGTTACATGCTGACAACGCTTTACATGTTATTAAAATGCATATGAGACCTACCTTTGATGAACACGGACACACTGAATATAGACTGTGACCTGTAACAGAACCGTGTAGTTCAGATTCAACCAGCTCACCTTTGTAAAATCTCTTGATTCTGTTAATATCATTCTGTATGAATAGTATTTGAACAGATTAACCCATGTATTTAAAGGTTGCTATGGAAACTGAAATCAAAGGAATCATCCGACATATGGATAAATATTGTTAATTTGCTTTCTTGTAGAGTTATAGCTAAGAACACTGGCACCACccataaatatatatgtgtataattTACCTCCACAGACCAGACCTGATTAGCTTGGCTTAGCTTAGCATGAGGAAGCTCATACAGTGGCAAACCTATTAATTCTGGACCGGGACCGGAGCCGGAGCGCTTCCAGCTGTTTCCattctttatgctaagctagtGAAGCAGCTGCTAACGATTCATTCTCATACACATATAAGATGCTATTAAACTGtggttcttttctttctctcgtTATCTGTGACTTTGAACTATGTCTGGCCAACCACCACGAGTTTGGGGCAGAGCCGATCCAatctgtttcattcatttgaaCGTGTCTGACGCTTCGTGGCCGCTGTAGATGTTTGTAGTATTTTGAGCTGCATATTTAGACACAGGGTTAATGTTTAGCATGGTTTTCTGTCTGATCTGTTCTGTGGCTGCTACAGTGAAATGCACAGTAAACGCTTGATGTTCAGTCAGTGGCAACACATTAACTCTGGGCTTTATATGGGGATGTGCATGTGTATTGCCTGTGTTTGTCAACCTTTAGACAGTGGTACCACAATACTGACAAGCTGCATTACTAAGTATCACAATTTAAACAGTGCCAAGGTTCAAACGTCGGACATAGGTCATGCAGTAGTGTCTCCTGAAAGCCAAAGACAGTGTGATATCGTATCACAGAGGATAAAAGTCCTGTGTAAATCATCACTTCCCTGATTTTATTTATACACTTGtctcttttgtgtttgttcagcGGTTCTGGTTGTTTTTATGAACAAATTGCGAACAACAGAAGCGGTATTAGTGCAGGTATCAACCTCCGTCCCTCGCGTTTCCACTTGTATTTCAATTAGTTGCTCTGATTTCGTTTTGTCGTGTTTCAGGAGGAGCTTTTATTCACTTGAACAGATTAtgccaaaacaacagcaaactaCCTACTGATACGAAAATGCCTTAAACCCTCACAGCTACGACCTTTGAAGCGTACAGTTACCATATATTAAAGCATTCAATAAATTGgtgtaatattttattacagcTGTAGTTCAAGATGTAATTCTAGGAGTAAAACACAACTCTAAGTAAATAACAACATATATGAATTTTGGTGAAACAAATGTGGctttatataaataatgtatataaaTGTAGACCTTTTATATTTGTGATGcttatttacagtagcttgtaaAGTGTAAATAGCAGGGACTGTTTGAGTTTGGCAAATAAATAATTGTAGATGTTTTTACACGGTCTCTGTGGTCATCATTCCCTTCTCTGCTCAACCATCTCATTAATAGGCAATGTCAGTTTTAATTAGTTATTAAGTACAAATAAGCAAATGAACATTGTGTTGCAAATATCAAAATGTGGCCGTTTGGCAGCGCTGTCCACCAACTCTCCTATCAGCCGAACAGCGTTGATGCCTTTGGAAATCTCGGGATAAATGAACCATTTTAGCTGCATCTGCAGACACACCAGCGCGTGCACTGTCCGCTCGCAGCCTCGGGAAACGCTGCCTGTTGTGCAGGTCTGCCTCCATGAGAAATGCGGAGGAATGACGCTGGCGCAGCGCCCACTGCGGTCTGCGCGGCGCGCTTCTCCAATCACGCctcgccgcccccccccccccccccccccgtaatTGCCCGCGCGCACGCTCCCGCGCGCATAGCTCACCTGCTTTAATTGGGCTACCGCGACAAGTCGTCCGGCGCGTGACGTCAGCGCGATTGATGGGCTCGCGCCAATTGCGGGCCAGCCTatccgagggggggggggggggggttcagcgCCCTGAAAGCCCGCAGAAGCCGCGCGAGCGAGGGGGACGTGCAGCGGATCCGTGGAAGCGGGAGGCGTCTCCGCCTGTGAATGGATGCGGGACTGAGCGCTGCTCGACATGGGCCGCCGCTGACAGCCCGGCATTAGGTGGAAGCGACAGCTCTCTGGACCGATATTCGAGCTCACTGGAGACGCCGACGAGCCTGTTTACGCGGGACCGACT contains:
- the slc38a3b gene encoding sodium-coupled neutral amino acid transporter 3 isoform X2, which produces MEPSQSEMNILSNGKSLELGQDVSVPVKLLPEEDQYDDPDAGLESEGFLPSADGKKPVRFTDFEGKTSFGMSVFNLGNAIMGSGILGLAYAMANTGILLFLFLLTAVAALSSYSIHLLLKASGIVGIRAYEQLGYRAFGTPGKMAAGIAITLQNIGAMSSYLYIVKSELPLVIQAFLKADPNSDLWYLNGNYLVIMVSASVILPLALMKQLGYLGYTSGFSLSCMVFFLTAVIYKKFQIPCPFEEFSANSTAAHLGANASGHGSSAAADLEDAAAAHCFPRMITMNWQTAYTIPILAFAFVCHPEVLPIYTELRNPTKRKMQKVSNISILVMYCMYFLAALFGYLTFYDNVESELLHTYNRIDPYDTLILCVRVAVLTAVTLTVPIVLFPVRRAIQHMLFATKSFSWLRHVAIALILLTFINMLVIFAPNILGIFGIIGATSAPCLIFIFPAVFYMRIVPKTDEPTKSLPKILAACFAALGVSFMVMSLSFIIIDWTTGAGLAAGGH
- the slc38a3b gene encoding sodium-coupled neutral amino acid transporter 3 isoform X1, whose protein sequence is MEPSQSEMNILSNGKSLELGQDVSVPVKLLPEEDQNGSQAVRYDDPDAGLESEGFLPSADGKKPVRFTDFEGKTSFGMSVFNLGNAIMGSGILGLAYAMANTGILLFLFLLTAVAALSSYSIHLLLKASGIVGIRAYEQLGYRAFGTPGKMAAGIAITLQNIGAMSSYLYIVKSELPLVIQAFLKADPNSDLWYLNGNYLVIMVSASVILPLALMKQLGYLGYTSGFSLSCMVFFLTAVIYKKFQIPCPFEEFSANSTAAHLGANASGHGSSAAADLEDAAAAHCFPRMITMNWQTAYTIPILAFAFVCHPEVLPIYTELRNPTKRKMQKVSNISILVMYCMYFLAALFGYLTFYDNVESELLHTYNRIDPYDTLILCVRVAVLTAVTLTVPIVLFPVRRAIQHMLFATKSFSWLRHVAIALILLTFINMLVIFAPNILGIFGIIGATSAPCLIFIFPAVFYMRIVPKTDEPTKSLPKILAACFAALGVSFMVMSLSFIIIDWTTGAGLAAGGH